A genomic region of Fodinisporobacter ferrooxydans contains the following coding sequences:
- a CDS encoding ABC transporter substrate-binding protein, whose protein sequence is MEGTCCLKHIQAFMIFSTLGLALAGCGLTTSTQTEGGSVSSQNIIHLKIAWWGSQVRHDVTLKAIKLYEKEHPDETFTAEYSSYNDYWKTLATEESANAAPDIIQMDAAYLADYAARGRLADLSTGISTGDIDQPLLDSGKYKGKLYAVALGNNAYGIAYNKIALEKLGISLPRASWTWDAYFQLAKKIQPKLEQGHFAISDSSADARVYQTYQLAMGKGDIAAAKFAIDEHTWANWERTFAELRKEGVVPPPNVETSEKQYDPKQDLLLNGTVLFRPMFAAEFPAYNSIRPGIFALTTMPKGVQAGGYLKPSMFWAVNPRSKHIKEAKNFINWFIHDPKAAEILGTTRGIPVSNQVLDALRSNFTDADKEQLELIKKTAKDANPFASGPKGWGNFEEPDYKRITQQLEFGKASYDQVFQELEKKFYDDIQ, encoded by the coding sequence ATGGAGGGAACATGCTGTCTGAAGCATATCCAAGCATTCATGATTTTTTCAACCTTAGGATTGGCATTGGCCGGATGCGGACTTACTACTTCCACACAAACAGAAGGAGGAAGTGTCTCGAGTCAAAACATAATCCATTTGAAGATCGCCTGGTGGGGTTCCCAGGTTCGACATGATGTAACATTAAAAGCGATCAAATTGTATGAAAAAGAACATCCTGATGAAACGTTTACTGCCGAATATTCCTCATACAATGATTACTGGAAGACACTTGCGACAGAGGAATCCGCAAACGCAGCTCCAGATATCATCCAAATGGATGCAGCATATCTCGCGGACTATGCAGCTCGTGGACGATTGGCTGATTTGTCGACAGGAATCAGCACGGGAGACATCGATCAACCGCTTCTGGATTCGGGCAAATATAAGGGCAAGTTATATGCAGTCGCTTTAGGAAATAATGCGTATGGCATCGCCTATAATAAAATTGCCTTGGAAAAACTGGGCATATCCCTTCCGAGAGCCAGCTGGACTTGGGATGCGTATTTTCAGCTAGCAAAGAAAATTCAACCAAAACTTGAGCAAGGTCATTTCGCAATCAGTGACAGTTCTGCGGATGCGAGAGTCTATCAAACCTATCAATTGGCCATGGGCAAAGGCGATATTGCAGCAGCAAAGTTTGCGATTGATGAGCACACATGGGCCAATTGGGAGCGGACATTTGCGGAATTGCGGAAAGAAGGCGTCGTTCCACCGCCGAATGTGGAGACATCTGAAAAACAGTATGATCCAAAACAAGACTTATTATTAAACGGAACGGTATTATTCCGGCCGATGTTCGCAGCCGAATTTCCTGCTTACAACAGTATCCGACCGGGCATATTCGCATTGACTACGATGCCAAAAGGAGTACAAGCCGGCGGTTATTTGAAGCCATCGATGTTTTGGGCGGTGAATCCTCGCTCCAAGCACATAAAAGAAGCAAAGAACTTTATTAATTGGTTTATTCATGATCCGAAAGCTGCGGAAATTCTGGGGACTACAAGGGGGATTCCGGTATCGAATCAAGTGTTGGATGCGTTGCGTTCCAATTTTACGGACGCAGATAAAGAACAGCTGGAGCTTATAAAGAAGACCGCCAAAGATGCCAATCCATTTGCGTCAGGTCCCAAAGGATGGGGAAATTTCGAGGAACCCGATTATAAACGGATCACCCAACAGCTGGAGTTTGGCAAAGCATCATACGATCAAGTGTTTCAGGAACTAGAGAAAAAGTTTTACGACGATATTCAATAA
- a CDS encoding Gfo/Idh/MocA family protein: MAETLGFAVIGCGVIGLKHAEEISRIADAKLVAVTDSVLERAKSSGETFGVEWYQDFRQMLKRPDIQIVNICTPSGMHADFAVEVAKAGKHVIVEKPIDIAIEKADAMIEACKEAGVKLCVISQHRFDPATARVKASIEEGKLGQLFLAEAAVNWYRSQGYYDSGDWRGTWAFDGGGALMNQSIHTIDVLQYLMGPIESVHAYMGTKNHERIEVEDVAVAIARFRNGGMGTIAGTTAAYPGLSTRLEIFGTNGSAVIESDQLTHLYQIETPVKGVHHRIKATNLAQESECNKNDTASTPAISAHRFQFQDMIDAVRSNREPLVNGIEGRKSLEIILAIYKSAQTGETVYLPLN; encoded by the coding sequence ATGGCAGAAACACTCGGTTTCGCAGTGATCGGTTGTGGGGTTATCGGCTTAAAACACGCGGAGGAAATTAGCCGGATTGCGGATGCAAAGCTGGTGGCTGTAACAGATTCTGTTTTGGAGCGGGCGAAAAGCAGCGGGGAAACGTTTGGAGTCGAGTGGTATCAAGATTTTCGACAAATGCTGAAACGACCGGATATTCAAATTGTCAATATTTGCACACCGAGTGGAATGCACGCGGATTTTGCGGTCGAAGTGGCCAAGGCGGGAAAGCATGTGATTGTAGAAAAACCGATTGACATTGCCATAGAAAAGGCGGATGCCATGATTGAAGCATGCAAAGAAGCGGGTGTGAAGCTTTGCGTCATTTCACAGCACCGGTTTGACCCTGCGACGGCAAGAGTCAAAGCAAGCATTGAAGAAGGCAAGCTTGGACAACTGTTTTTGGCTGAAGCGGCAGTCAATTGGTATCGTTCGCAAGGATACTATGACAGCGGTGATTGGCGGGGCACGTGGGCGTTTGATGGCGGAGGAGCTCTCATGAACCAATCCATTCATACGATTGATGTATTGCAGTATCTGATGGGACCGATTGAAAGTGTGCATGCGTACATGGGGACAAAGAACCATGAGCGGATTGAAGTAGAGGATGTGGCAGTTGCCATTGCTCGCTTTCGAAACGGGGGAATGGGTACAATTGCAGGAACGACTGCAGCATATCCCGGATTATCGACACGGCTAGAGATTTTTGGAACAAACGGCAGTGCAGTCATTGAATCCGATCAATTGACACATTTATATCAAATCGAAACGCCTGTGAAAGGTGTGCATCACAGAATCAAGGCGACCAATCTGGCCCAAGAGTCAGAATGCAACAAGAATGATACAGCTTCAACACCGGCGATTTCTGCACACCGATTCCAATTTCAAGACATGATTGACGCGGTTCGAAGCAATCGGGAACCGCTGGTAAATGGAATTGAGGGAAGAAAAAGTTTGGAAATTATTTTGGCCATCTACAAATCTGCCCAGACAGGCGAGACGGTGTATTTGCCACTTAACTAA
- a CDS encoding AraC family transcriptional regulator: protein MKHWITACFRKKDEKFPHTSLHSHNQFEIYHFHSGNCKYMIHDRVYDLQPGDLILMNGLTLHRAIPLPPVPYERSVIQFSPDWIRPVTKLINMPELLSPFQKRRNCLLRTADDFSLKKIDELMQRIAEQASDASKQNPQRYSEARIKTLLVELLFHIYELCVLDERDSPNHTSEKEQHVERMIQWIDLHFTKKIHLDDIAQNLNISKYYLSHVFKEITGSTVMDYLMSRRLNWAKYLLETEPEMSISDITMDSGFESLAHFSRYFRQKLGISPTAYRKQTCSAILGPFPRQTKQHLTSACSKSG, encoded by the coding sequence ATGAAACACTGGATAACGGCATGTTTTCGAAAAAAAGATGAAAAATTCCCTCATACAAGTCTACATTCACATAATCAATTCGAGATTTATCATTTTCATAGTGGAAATTGCAAATATATGATTCATGATCGTGTTTATGATTTGCAGCCGGGAGATTTGATTCTAATGAATGGTCTGACGCTGCATCGTGCGATTCCTTTGCCACCCGTGCCGTATGAACGAAGTGTCATTCAATTTTCTCCTGATTGGATCCGTCCTGTTACAAAATTGATCAACATGCCGGAGTTGTTAAGTCCGTTCCAGAAACGGCGAAACTGTTTGCTGCGGACCGCTGATGACTTCTCCCTGAAAAAAATCGATGAGTTAATGCAAAGAATCGCGGAACAAGCAAGTGATGCATCGAAACAGAATCCCCAACGATATAGTGAAGCGCGAATCAAAACGTTGCTTGTAGAACTTCTTTTTCATATCTATGAATTATGTGTACTGGATGAAAGAGATTCTCCCAATCATACATCTGAAAAAGAACAGCATGTAGAACGAATGATCCAATGGATCGATTTGCATTTTACGAAAAAAATTCACCTCGATGATATTGCCCAAAATTTAAACATCAGCAAATATTACTTGTCACATGTATTCAAGGAAATTACCGGAAGTACAGTGATGGATTATCTCATGAGCCGTCGCTTGAATTGGGCCAAGTATTTACTGGAAACCGAGCCGGAAATGTCGATATCGGATATTACAATGGATTCCGGATTTGAAAGTTTAGCGCATTTTAGCAGATATTTTCGGCAAAAGCTAGGAATTTCACCGACAGCATACAGGAAGCAAACATGCAGCGCAATCCTCGGTCCATTCCCTCGACAAACAAAGCAACATCTTACAAGTGCATGTTCAAAAAGCGGTTAA
- a CDS encoding sugar phosphate isomerase/epimerase family protein — MLLGCCVDAEHLSHVAESGFDFAELRVESTLPMEKEDVWQRERKRLLSCNVPIPSFNVLLPRGMHVVGPNVALAELRTYLDTVFYRMAELGGRHISFGSGAARNVPEHFERQQAKAQLVDFIGLLASIAEPYSIQVNIEFLNRKETNIILSLKEANEYAKQINKTSVKILADLYHIMEEEEPLADLYQVREHLGYVHVADSGRLYPGSGSYPYHEYFKILREIGYDGPVSVECRWGNIREEMKAAARFLRQFV, encoded by the coding sequence ATGTTGCTGGGTTGTTGCGTGGATGCAGAGCATCTTTCTCATGTTGCGGAAAGCGGTTTCGATTTTGCGGAATTACGTGTCGAATCAACGCTGCCAATGGAAAAAGAAGACGTTTGGCAGAGAGAACGCAAGCGGTTGTTAAGCTGCAACGTCCCCATTCCCAGTTTTAACGTATTATTGCCAAGGGGCATGCATGTAGTCGGTCCAAATGTAGCGCTTGCTGAACTCAGAACGTACTTGGATACTGTTTTCTATCGGATGGCCGAGTTGGGGGGACGACATATTTCATTTGGATCAGGCGCTGCCCGAAATGTTCCGGAACATTTTGAACGACAGCAGGCAAAAGCGCAACTCGTAGATTTTATCGGCTTGCTTGCAAGTATTGCCGAACCTTATTCGATTCAAGTAAACATCGAGTTTCTCAATCGGAAAGAAACAAATATCATTCTTAGCCTGAAAGAAGCAAATGAATACGCCAAACAAATCAACAAAACCTCAGTAAAAATACTGGCCGATCTTTATCACATCATGGAGGAAGAGGAGCCGTTAGCTGATCTTTATCAGGTGCGAGAACATCTGGGATATGTGCATGTCGCTGATTCCGGGCGCTTGTATCCTGGCAGTGGAAGCTATCCGTATCATGAGTACTTCAAAATATTAAGAGAAATCGGATATGACGGACCCGTCTCGGTGGAATGCAGATGGGGCAATATTCGCGAGGAAATGAAAGCGGCTGCGCGATTTTTGCGACAGTTTGTGTAA
- a CDS encoding carbohydrate ABC transporter permease, whose translation MPAKRLTSQRGVWNKLRAIGICIFAIMILLPISYVILISITPDSEVGSGSLLPTHFAWNNYVQMWQTVNLAQNIQNSIIISAFTGILSTIIALGAAYVLARFQFRGRKTFLLSLITMQTIPQVMMLLPLFVILVIIQNAINVHLVGQYYTVIITYMTFALPFACWLLLSYMANIPVELEEAGLVDGCTRWQVVRHIVFPLMLPGMVVSFVFSFLLAWSDVLFASVLTSPATHTVAVGLQAYIASGEAGGDVYWGQLMAASLTSGLPIVIIFLFFQKYIMGGLASGAVKG comes from the coding sequence ATGCCGGCAAAACGTTTAACTTCACAGCGCGGGGTATGGAACAAATTGCGAGCGATTGGGATTTGTATCTTTGCGATCATGATACTCTTGCCGATTTCCTATGTCATTCTGATTTCTATTACACCGGATTCGGAAGTTGGTTCCGGTTCCCTTTTGCCTACGCATTTTGCATGGAACAATTACGTCCAAATGTGGCAAACGGTAAACCTTGCGCAAAATATTCAAAACAGTATTATAATCTCCGCCTTTACTGGCATCCTGTCAACGATCATCGCTTTAGGCGCAGCATATGTTCTTGCCCGCTTTCAATTTAGAGGAAGAAAGACGTTTTTGCTTTCCTTGATTACGATGCAGACGATTCCCCAAGTCATGATGTTGTTGCCGTTATTTGTCATCCTCGTCATCATTCAAAACGCAATCAATGTTCACCTTGTGGGACAGTACTATACAGTGATTATTACTTACATGACGTTTGCATTGCCATTTGCTTGCTGGTTGCTGTTATCCTATATGGCGAACATTCCGGTTGAACTGGAAGAAGCAGGATTGGTTGACGGATGTACCCGCTGGCAAGTTGTCAGGCACATTGTATTCCCGTTAATGTTGCCGGGAATGGTAGTTTCTTTCGTATTTTCGTTTTTGCTGGCTTGGAGCGACGTTTTGTTTGCGAGTGTGTTGACATCACCCGCAACACATACAGTTGCTGTTGGTTTACAGGCATATATTGCAAGCGGTGAAGCTGGAGGAGACGTATATTGGGGCCAGTTGATGGCAGCAAGCCTGACAAGCGGTTTGCCAATTGTGATCATCTTTCTATTCTTCCAAAAATACATCATGGGAGGCTTGGCAAGCGGAGCGGTAAAGGGCTGA
- a CDS encoding carbohydrate ABC transporter permease: MRETQVEPITSSAANTVSRVGPGVGKLQKRNSPPYWMMFPALLLLIIIVVAPFLVAVYTSFTKLDQYTIANWTHAPFVGWKNYVNAFTQGNALGASAIQSVWVSIAFSLLTTIGITPIGIIAALLVNKPFRGQRWVRAMFLIPYVMPIFVNAITWRLLFMNGWGLIDRILSALHLASKNTFWLIGPHSFWAMVIADIWSSWPFVYLMVLAGLQGISDDLYESAHMDGATPIRCFFSITLPSLRPILGLALLLSTLNHFNNFTLPFIMFGTPPAPQADVLPLNVYVTSFQTFNFGLGAAMSLLTLVLMMIPAFFYIRMLRLGEES; this comes from the coding sequence GTGCGGGAAACACAGGTTGAGCCAATCACATCTTCAGCTGCAAACACCGTTTCACGTGTGGGGCCAGGAGTCGGCAAGTTGCAAAAAAGGAACAGCCCTCCTTATTGGATGATGTTTCCGGCATTATTGCTTCTTATCATCATTGTTGTCGCACCATTTTTAGTAGCTGTTTACACCAGTTTTACCAAGTTGGATCAGTATACGATTGCCAACTGGACACACGCTCCATTTGTCGGATGGAAGAATTACGTAAATGCATTTACGCAAGGAAATGCACTGGGTGCTTCTGCCATTCAGAGTGTTTGGGTAAGTATCGCATTTTCCCTGCTGACTACGATCGGTATTACCCCAATCGGAATCATCGCAGCATTATTGGTGAATAAACCGTTCCGTGGACAAAGATGGGTGCGGGCAATGTTCCTGATCCCTTATGTCATGCCGATATTCGTAAATGCAATTACCTGGCGACTGCTGTTTATGAACGGGTGGGGCTTAATTGACAGGATTTTGTCGGCGCTCCATTTGGCGAGCAAGAATACATTCTGGTTAATTGGGCCGCATAGTTTTTGGGCGATGGTGATTGCGGACATTTGGTCTTCGTGGCCGTTTGTGTATTTGATGGTTTTGGCGGGATTGCAGGGAATTTCGGACGATCTGTATGAATCCGCTCATATGGATGGCGCCACACCCATTCGTTGTTTCTTTTCCATTACATTGCCGTCACTCCGTCCGATTTTGGGATTGGCACTTTTGCTTTCGACATTGAACCATTTTAATAATTTTACGTTGCCGTTTATTATGTTCGGAACGCCACCTGCACCGCAAGCGGACGTTTTGCCTTTAAACGTGTATGTTACATCGTTCCAAACGTTTAATTTTGGCCTGGGTGCCGCCATGTCGTTGCTTACACTCGTATTAATGATGATTCCGGCATTTTTCTATATTCGTATGTTGCGGCTGGGGGAGGAATCTTGA
- a CDS encoding ABC transporter substrate-binding protein: MAKLKAISKRKILALAGISLSGTLVVAGCGSAATSGSSAPAKGNSAGGKNITITVYVGRYNADPKAQENLFKNTLIPEFEKANPGVHIKFSAWSTAAEENTSIQTSLATKQGPDIFELGSTLIPTAYATNGFHVFSQQDWNTLGGQKKFFPAQMTMSGPSPDKYIAVPEYMQPFGMVYNKKMFAAAGIKTPPKTWTEFVDDAKKMTNPSKDQWGTVIDPSDSFDPWKIGWGFTKQLGGDFISKDLKTATLDSKESINGLKFWFDWLTKYHIVSPNDLTYKAVDADKAFENGHVGMEIMRAPTMVPALSKSVVKNDYAFAPMPTIPYGMTTLPAGGVPTQTIVSGQYFCIPNYVTGARYQAVLKFLKFLTDVKQQQEFFKTYGYMPANLDAYQNDPELNTDLIKAFIDAEKNASPTPFTGAWGNLEVVYGGVASKIANEIATNSYKEADIANLLKAANAQVQSSLQQ, encoded by the coding sequence ATGGCAAAATTGAAAGCGATTTCAAAAAGAAAAATTCTTGCATTGGCGGGGATCAGTCTCAGCGGCACATTAGTCGTAGCCGGTTGCGGTTCCGCTGCAACAAGCGGTTCGTCCGCTCCCGCCAAAGGAAACTCGGCTGGCGGTAAAAACATAACGATTACCGTGTATGTAGGCAGATACAACGCAGATCCGAAAGCACAAGAAAATCTGTTCAAAAACACATTAATTCCAGAATTCGAAAAAGCGAATCCCGGAGTTCATATTAAATTTTCCGCATGGAGTACAGCAGCCGAAGAAAACACGTCGATCCAAACATCTTTGGCGACGAAACAAGGACCGGATATTTTCGAACTTGGGTCAACATTAATTCCGACCGCATATGCGACGAATGGATTTCATGTGTTCAGCCAACAAGACTGGAACACGCTGGGCGGACAGAAGAAGTTCTTCCCGGCACAAATGACAATGTCCGGCCCAAGCCCTGACAAATACATTGCCGTACCCGAATATATGCAGCCATTTGGCATGGTTTACAACAAGAAAATGTTTGCTGCGGCAGGAATCAAAACTCCGCCAAAGACATGGACGGAATTTGTGGATGATGCAAAAAAAATGACAAATCCATCCAAAGACCAATGGGGGACTGTCATTGACCCGTCCGATTCCTTTGATCCCTGGAAAATCGGTTGGGGATTCACCAAACAACTCGGTGGTGATTTCATCAGCAAGGATCTCAAAACAGCAACATTGGATTCAAAGGAGTCGATCAATGGATTAAAATTTTGGTTTGATTGGCTGACAAAATACCATATCGTGTCACCCAACGATCTCACGTATAAAGCGGTAGACGCCGATAAAGCATTTGAAAATGGGCATGTCGGTATGGAAATCATGCGTGCACCTACCATGGTACCCGCATTAAGCAAATCGGTTGTAAAAAATGATTATGCATTTGCACCTATGCCGACCATTCCCTACGGCATGACAACTTTGCCCGCAGGTGGCGTGCCGACGCAAACGATCGTATCCGGTCAATATTTTTGTATACCGAATTATGTAACGGGGGCACGCTACCAGGCAGTGTTAAAATTTTTGAAGTTTTTAACAGATGTAAAACAACAACAGGAATTTTTCAAAACGTACGGGTATATGCCGGCAAACTTAGATGCCTATCAAAATGATCCGGAATTAAATACAGATCTCATCAAAGCATTTATTGATGCGGAAAAGAATGCTTCACCGACTCCGTTTACCGGTGCATGGGGGAATCTTGAAGTCGTCTACGGAGGTGTTGCAAGCAAAATCGCCAATGAGATTGCGACAAACTCTTATAAAGAAGCGGACATTGCCAATCTGTTAAAAGCGGCCAATGCACAGGTACAGTCATCCTTGCAGCAGTAA
- a CDS encoding response regulator transcription factor — translation MWKIVIIDDDPQVLTGMKRAIPWGELNAVCVGEGLDGKKGLDVIRNERPDIVLTDIYMPVMSGLEMLEQLRNEDYQGKLIILSGYSDFEYARQALRLQVDDYLSKPVTISTIKTVIQNAIRQLEQEAVQRVFQEEIKQRLKMYEPFYDNDLAKSGNENIKHKKMVEFVIQYIQEHYAKDITICEIAEKLYISKNYLNQIFKKATGESFNHYLTLVRLEKAKAMILEGNYLVYEIAEKVGYKNTPYFSTLFKKYMGMNPTDFIR, via the coding sequence ATGTGGAAAATAGTAATCATTGATGATGATCCGCAAGTCCTTACAGGAATGAAACGCGCCATTCCCTGGGGAGAATTGAATGCCGTATGTGTTGGGGAAGGACTCGACGGAAAAAAAGGTTTGGATGTCATTCGGAACGAACGACCGGATATTGTATTGACGGATATTTATATGCCTGTGATGAGCGGGTTGGAAATGCTTGAACAATTACGTAATGAAGACTATCAAGGCAAATTGATCATCTTAAGCGGCTACTCGGATTTTGAATATGCCAGGCAGGCACTCCGGTTGCAAGTGGATGATTACCTGTCAAAGCCAGTGACAATCTCCACGATCAAAACAGTGATTCAAAACGCAATCCGGCAATTGGAACAGGAAGCGGTACAACGAGTGTTCCAAGAAGAAATCAAACAGCGTCTTAAGATGTATGAACCGTTTTATGATAACGATTTGGCGAAATCAGGAAATGAAAATATAAAACATAAGAAAATGGTCGAGTTCGTGATTCAGTATATTCAAGAACATTACGCGAAAGATATAACGATTTGCGAAATAGCAGAAAAATTATATATATCGAAAAACTACTTGAATCAGATTTTCAAAAAAGCTACAGGGGAATCGTTTAATCATTACCTGACGCTTGTTCGGTTGGAAAAAGCGAAAGCAATGATTCTGGAAGGAAACTATTTGGTATATGAGATCGCCGAAAAAGTCGGATATAAAAACACGCCTTATTTTAGTACCCTATTTAAGAAATATATGGGGATGAACCCAACCGATTTCATTAGATAA